The genomic window TTTGCAATAGTTGGTACTTGTTGACGTTCGCTAAATTCATTCCAACGAATAAATAGAACGTAGGTAATAACAAGGATGGCCGCTATAAGCGAGTTTCTTAGCCAATTCATGGTTAGGAGTTACCGTAAGTAAATGTAAATTAGGTTATTTTTTAGGAACGGGATCATACCCGCCAGCGTGCCAAGGGTGGCATTTGCTCAGTCTTGATAGGGCGAGCATTGTACCTTTAAACGGCCCGTGTTCAATCAGCGCTTGTTCGGCATAGCTGGAACAGGTGGGTTCGAATCGACAGCGCGGGCCCAACAATGGGCTAATGGCGTAGCGGTACACTTTAATTAGGGCAAGCAGGGGAAGGTTTAACCAGTTTTTTCTGGTTGGGTCGCTGTTAGCTTTTCGGCTTTTTTTACAACACGCTTCCATAGGCCATCAAACATTCGCCGCAATTCAACTTTACTGAGGCTGTCTGCGCCCCGTCGGGCCAGCACTATAGCATCTATTGGTGGAAGTTT from Saccharophagus degradans 2-40 includes these protein-coding regions:
- the yidD gene encoding membrane protein insertion efficiency factor YidD, encoding MEACCKKSRKANSDPTRKNWLNLPLLALIKVYRYAISPLLGPRCRFEPTCSSYAEQALIEHGPFKGTMLALSRLSKCHPWHAGGYDPVPKK